The following are from one region of the Aquirufa lenticrescens genome:
- the hisD gene encoding histidinol dehydrogenase, protein MFNQINYPSRSEYAAICQRPALEQGQLDALISDVFSQVKSHGDQALRELTATYEKREIIDILYSAAEIEDLASKTDKELQKAIDHAYANIYAFHAAQMLVPNKIEVNPGVVCWQKATGIDKVGIYIPGGTAPLFSTVLMLAIPARIAECQEVVLCTPAVHPAIFYAAKLCGVTKMAKVGGSQAIAALSLGTESVPAVYKIFGPGNQYVTAAKMYANRLGTSIDMPAGPSEVAVYADQTANPAYIASDLLSQAEHGSDSQVILVSTSSFIVEETIAEINLQLAELPRKELAEKALSNSKFVLVNTSAEAIDLLNEYAAEHLILACDNAEGFANHIRNAGSIFLGHYTPESAGDYASGTNHTLPTNGFARAYSGVNLDSFTKKITLQSISKQGLEQLGKTIIDMAEAESLQAHANAVKIRLS, encoded by the coding sequence ATGTTTAATCAGATCAATTATCCTTCTCGATCAGAATATGCGGCTATTTGTCAGCGTCCAGCTTTGGAACAAGGACAATTAGATGCCTTGATTTCTGACGTATTTAGCCAGGTTAAATCACACGGTGATCAAGCCCTACGTGAATTAACGGCCACTTACGAAAAGAGAGAGATTATAGATATACTATATTCGGCAGCAGAAATTGAGGATTTAGCCTCAAAAACGGATAAAGAATTACAAAAGGCGATCGACCACGCCTACGCTAATATTTATGCCTTTCATGCTGCACAAATGTTAGTGCCCAATAAAATTGAGGTTAATCCGGGTGTTGTTTGTTGGCAAAAAGCCACTGGAATTGATAAAGTAGGAATATACATTCCTGGTGGTACAGCTCCCCTATTTTCAACGGTATTGATGTTAGCTATTCCAGCTCGAATCGCAGAATGTCAAGAAGTGGTACTATGTACACCAGCAGTTCACCCAGCGATATTTTATGCTGCTAAATTATGTGGTGTTACTAAGATGGCTAAAGTAGGCGGATCTCAAGCTATTGCCGCTTTGAGTTTGGGAACGGAGAGTGTTCCTGCTGTTTATAAGATTTTTGGCCCAGGAAATCAATATGTTACTGCTGCCAAGATGTATGCTAACCGGTTAGGAACATCCATCGATATGCCAGCTGGTCCATCAGAAGTAGCTGTATATGCAGACCAAACAGCTAATCCAGCTTACATTGCCTCAGATTTGCTATCACAAGCTGAACACGGTTCAGATTCACAAGTAATTTTAGTAAGTACATCTTCCTTCATCGTGGAAGAAACGATCGCTGAAATCAATCTTCAGCTAGCCGAATTACCTAGAAAAGAGTTAGCTGAAAAAGCGTTGTCTAATTCAAAATTTGTTTTAGTAAATACTTCAGCAGAGGCCATTGACTTATTAAATGAATACGCAGCAGAACACTTGATTTTAGCTTGTGACAATGCCGAAGGATTTGCAAACCACATTCGCAATGCAGGATCTATCTTTTTAGGACATTATACACCTGAGTCTGCTGGTGATTATGCTTCAGGTACCAATCACACGTTACCAACAAACGGATTTGCGAGAGCTTATTCAGGTGTTAATTTGGATTCATTTACGAAGAAAATTACTTTACAGTCGATCTCTAAGCAAGGGTTGGAGCAATTAGGTAAAACTATTATTGATATGGCTGAGGCTGAATCACTTCAGGCTCACGCAAATGCCGTTAAAATTAGATTAAGTTAA
- the hisC gene encoding histidinol-phosphate transaminase: protein MNFENFILPHIWNLKPYSSARDEFKGKEGVFLDANENPLGSGVSENWNRYPDPLQLSIKDQLAVIKSCSTDQIFLGNGSDEAIDLIMRMTCQSGVHNIILCPPTYGMYEVSASINHIEQRKVSLTQHYQLDVEGILRTVDQNTRLLFLCSPNNPTGNKLNRSDIYTLIESFKSGFIIIDEAYIDFSDEPSFILELAKYPQVIVMQTLSKAYGLASLRLGMAFAHPTIISLLNKIKPPYNIGGATQEIVYKALSNTSFKEESVKTILSERIRLISSLQNIPEVIQIYPSDANFILVHFKRANDLFAFLIESKLITRNRSSVTLCEDSIRITIGLSEENDKLVDLIAQFYSV from the coding sequence ATGAATTTCGAAAACTTCATATTGCCCCATATTTGGAACCTAAAACCTTATTCATCCGCTAGAGATGAATTTAAGGGAAAAGAAGGCGTGTTTCTGGATGCAAATGAAAATCCGTTAGGTTCAGGAGTATCTGAAAACTGGAATCGCTACCCTGATCCTTTACAGTTATCCATCAAGGATCAATTAGCAGTCATTAAATCCTGCTCGACGGATCAAATATTCCTAGGAAATGGATCGGATGAAGCAATAGATTTAATCATGCGCATGACATGTCAATCAGGTGTCCACAATATTATACTGTGCCCACCTACCTATGGCATGTATGAGGTGAGCGCATCGATTAATCATATCGAACAACGCAAGGTTAGTTTAACTCAGCATTATCAATTAGATGTGGAGGGAATATTACGTACGGTAGATCAAAATACACGTTTGCTATTCCTTTGTTCACCTAATAATCCGACCGGAAATAAATTGAATCGCTCGGATATTTATACCCTAATAGAATCATTTAAATCAGGTTTTATCATTATTGATGAAGCCTATATTGACTTTTCTGATGAACCTAGTTTCATTTTAGAATTAGCTAAATATCCACAGGTTATTGTGATGCAGACACTTTCCAAAGCCTATGGATTAGCTTCGTTACGTTTAGGCATGGCTTTTGCTCATCCGACCATTATTAGCTTGTTGAATAAAATAAAGCCACCCTATAATATTGGCGGTGCAACACAGGAGATTGTTTACAAGGCATTATCTAATACAAGCTTTAAAGAAGAATCCGTTAAAACGATCCTATCAGAACGGATTCGGTTAATTAGTTCTTTACAAAATATCCCAGAAGTAATTCAAATTTATCCTTCTGATGCTAATTTCATATTAGTTCACTTTAAACGAGCGAATGACCTTTTTGCGTTTTTGATAGAGTCCAAATTAATTACTAGAAATCGTAGTTCAGTCACTTTATGTGAAGATTCTATTCGAATTACGATTGGGTTATCAGAAGAAAACGATAAATTAGTTGATCTAATCGCCCAATTCTATTCAGTTTAA
- the nspC gene encoding carboxynorspermidine decarboxylase — protein sequence MSYYPSIPSPCYVLEENLLIANLELLKRVQQEAGIEIICALKGFSFYHEFPLVKQYLAGATASSLHEARLAFEEMGVRPHVYSPAYLESEWEELASYAGHITFNSLNQYNQYKDRAHAAGISCGLRINPEYAEVETDMYNPCVAGSRLGIRRADLGDLPAGIEGLHSHTLCENDSFVLERTLKVIEEKFGDLLPSLKWLNLGGGHLITRADYDVAHLIGLLKAFRQKYPNLQIILEPGSAVGWQTGFLKSTVLDIVESAGITVAILDVSFAAHMPDTLEMPYKPRIRGANSEPETGKPTYRFGGMTCLAGDFYGDYSFEKELQIGDEIVLEDMIHYTMVKTTTFNGVNLPSIGKLDKKEQFHLLKTFGYESFKDRL from the coding sequence ATGTCGTATTATCCTTCGATTCCATCTCCTTGTTATGTATTGGAGGAAAATTTACTGATTGCTAATCTTGAACTGTTAAAACGAGTTCAGCAAGAAGCAGGTATAGAGATTATTTGTGCGTTAAAAGGATTTTCATTTTACCATGAATTCCCATTAGTTAAGCAATATTTAGCTGGAGCCACCGCTAGTTCCTTACACGAGGCGCGTTTAGCTTTTGAGGAAATGGGCGTGAGGCCTCATGTGTATTCTCCTGCCTATTTAGAGTCGGAATGGGAAGAGTTAGCTTCGTATGCGGGTCATATCACGTTTAATTCACTGAATCAATACAATCAATATAAAGATCGGGCTCACGCTGCAGGGATATCTTGTGGATTACGTATTAATCCTGAATATGCAGAAGTGGAGACTGATATGTATAATCCCTGTGTGGCTGGTTCACGCTTAGGCATTCGTCGCGCTGATTTAGGAGATTTGCCGGCAGGTATTGAAGGATTACATTCACATACCTTGTGTGAAAATGATTCTTTTGTGTTGGAACGCACATTAAAAGTTATCGAGGAAAAATTTGGCGATTTGTTGCCTAGCTTAAAATGGTTGAATTTAGGCGGTGGCCATTTAATCACAAGAGCGGATTATGATGTAGCGCATTTAATTGGATTGTTAAAAGCATTTCGTCAAAAATACCCTAACCTTCAGATTATCCTCGAACCGGGATCTGCGGTAGGATGGCAGACAGGTTTTTTAAAATCAACGGTGTTGGATATTGTCGAATCTGCTGGAATAACGGTGGCCATTTTAGATGTGTCTTTCGCGGCTCATATGCCGGATACTTTAGAGATGCCATATAAACCTCGGATAAGAGGAGCGAATTCAGAACCTGAAACAGGGAAGCCTACGTATCGTTTTGGCGGTATGACTTGCCTTGCTGGCGATTTTTATGGCGATTATTCGTTCGAAAAAGAATTGCAAATAGGGGATGAAATCGTTTTAGAAGATATGATTCACTATACGATGGTGAAAACAACTACCTTTAATGGAGTTAACTTACCTAGTATCGGCAAATTAGATAAAAAGGAGCAATTCCACTTATTGAAAACGTTTGGATACGAGTCCTTCAAAGACCGTTTGTAA
- a CDS encoding saccharopine dehydrogenase family protein, producing the protein MSKKIVIIGAGGVGNVVVKKCAMNPASFSEIVLASRTLSKCDAIAAECAAIGLPTAVKTRQVDADNVPELVALFKEEKPFLVINVALPYQDLTIMDACLEAGVHYLDTANYEPKDVAKFEYSWQWAYQEKFKKAGLMALLGCGFDPGVTGVYTAYANKHFFDEMHYLDIIDCNAGDHGKAFATNFNPEINIREITQKGKYWENGEWIEIEPMSIHKPIDYPNIGPKESYVLYHEELESLTKNFPTLKRARFWMTFGQAYLTHLEVLQNVGMTSIAPIKFNGMDIVPLEFLKAVLPEPGTLGENYSGQTSIGCQIKGMKDGKDATYYVWNNCHHADCYQEVQAQGVSYTTGVPAMIGASLMIDGSWFAPGVFNVEEFNPDPFMELLNIHGLPWEEQHNITLPHEY; encoded by the coding sequence ATGTCTAAAAAAATCGTAATTATTGGTGCTGGGGGCGTTGGAAATGTAGTCGTAAAGAAATGCGCGATGAATCCTGCTTCCTTTTCTGAAATCGTTCTAGCTTCTCGTACTTTATCTAAATGTGATGCCATTGCCGCTGAATGTGCTGCTATCGGTTTACCTACTGCCGTGAAAACACGCCAGGTAGATGCAGATAATGTACCTGAATTAGTGGCTTTGTTCAAAGAAGAAAAGCCCTTCTTAGTTATCAATGTAGCATTGCCTTATCAAGATTTAACGATCATGGATGCTTGTCTTGAGGCGGGTGTCCACTATTTAGATACAGCGAATTATGAGCCTAAGGATGTAGCTAAGTTTGAATATTCGTGGCAGTGGGCTTACCAAGAGAAGTTTAAGAAAGCCGGTTTAATGGCTTTATTAGGCTGTGGCTTTGACCCAGGTGTAACAGGTGTTTATACGGCTTATGCGAACAAGCATTTTTTCGATGAGATGCATTATTTAGATATCATCGATTGTAACGCTGGTGATCATGGAAAAGCGTTTGCAACAAACTTTAATCCAGAGATTAATATCCGCGAGATTACGCAAAAAGGTAAATATTGGGAAAATGGCGAATGGATAGAGATCGAGCCGATGTCGATTCACAAGCCGATTGATTATCCTAACATTGGACCGAAGGAATCCTATGTTCTTTATCACGAAGAATTAGAGTCACTTACGAAGAACTTCCCCACCTTGAAGCGCGCCCGTTTCTGGATGACCTTTGGACAAGCCTATTTAACGCACTTAGAAGTACTTCAAAACGTAGGTATGACTTCAATTGCACCGATTAAGTTCAATGGAATGGATATCGTTCCTCTAGAGTTTTTAAAGGCTGTTTTACCAGAGCCTGGAACTTTAGGAGAAAATTATTCTGGCCAAACCTCGATAGGATGCCAAATCAAAGGAATGAAAGATGGCAAGGATGCTACCTACTATGTTTGGAACAACTGCCATCATGCAGATTGTTACCAAGAAGTGCAGGCACAAGGGGTTAGTTATACCACAGGTGTTCCTGCCATGATTGGTGCTTCCTTAATGATTGATGGTTCTTGGTTTGCTCCAGGCGTATTTAACGTGGAAGAATTTAATCCAGATCCTTTTATGGAGTTGTTGAATATTCACGGTTTACCTTGGGAAGAACAACACAATATCACTTTACCTCACGAATATTAA
- a CDS encoding C40 family peptidase, translating to MCKRLLFFALLVVLLDSCTFVKRIFHRTGSSYYSASELKDIIKEAKKYKGVPYKTGGMDKKGMDCSGLLFTAYASNDFSIPRVSSDQAKFGEEIRLKDVQLGDWVFFATGKVGLINHVGLVTKDRPAISFIHASTTYGVREDLLYQKFWLDRIVKIIRPYKN from the coding sequence ATGTGTAAGCGTTTACTTTTTTTTGCTTTGTTAGTGGTTTTGTTAGACTCCTGTACTTTTGTCAAACGGATTTTTCACCGCACGGGATCATCGTATTACAGTGCATCAGAGCTGAAGGATATTATCAAGGAGGCTAAAAAATACAAAGGAGTCCCCTACAAAACGGGAGGAATGGATAAAAAAGGGATGGATTGCTCCGGCCTGCTTTTTACAGCTTATGCCTCCAATGATTTTTCGATTCCAAGAGTGTCGTCTGATCAAGCGAAATTTGGAGAGGAAATCAGGTTGAAAGATGTTCAACTAGGGGATTGGGTATTTTTTGCTACTGGAAAGGTAGGGCTCATTAATCACGTAGGTTTAGTGACCAAAGATCGTCCAGCCATTAGCTTCATTCACGCCAGTACTACGTATGGTGTTCGGGAGGATTTGTTGTATCAAAAGTTTTGGCTAGATCGAATTGTCAAAATTATACGTCCGTATAAAAATTAA
- a CDS encoding UvrD-helicase domain-containing protein, whose translation MKPQQITLFSASAGSGKTYTLTIEYIKMALSELESKGYFRRILAVTFTIKAAEEMRQRILHFLAGMADYPSFAYTSPPEQSKVLAIIDKVQCELEEEGISVTKEELAIRAGNTLQQILQDYGLFSVMTIDSFVQRLSASFVDELNLPSQYEVLLDSNGLIHELINRLLDQVNRTGDAELSELILSFANQEVSEGRNWNRMRDSLHGYLKISLEEKFLAIEPHLALFQVNDFLRLEDQLRGILNQMLQEVKAVADSFIQIIDSLGLPDAFYYYGATGPVGNIRSFLRNPEIADKAYTNFKKAIGGNTWTSAKAIGADKAIIEQHAAELGELGNQFIELQSLYWKRYRFLHWVLKDLKKLALLNLIQREMRSYQQENSAIPISEFSKRVYEVISQDPIPFIYEKLGDRYFHIFIDEFQDTSILQWKNFMPLVENATSVGKRSLLVGDAKQSIYKFRGGEVSLIASLATQDPSLVADHFAEESLDEQRFDYLLHQIGPKALNNNYRSATEIVEFNNQFYHSLVENETLLALCPLIKPLYGTNLKQNPKVTSSDFNGKVDLLVYHKSKETYGFTEPENEFMFEQVMNLIRHNRSIGFRYQDLAILTRKNKHSRYLALRLKEEGIPVISSDSLLVHYSPVVGFILSYLALSEHPKESLYLYELIYQYAEIKGQVVSAYDLVFVEQLTGDAFEKAALYFQSKEIQVPLFSDLLRWVYDLVSAFDLLNDVSGQEYLWKFLDVLNEYVLLKDKLVAGFLQHFDQNRNSYCISSSNQEDAVTISSIHKSKGLEYPVVILPFVNWTFQADSEKIWYELGEEESADLQLSETSHLKHIYGRVNSAEILSFPGLAEQTQKEQEAIFLDALNMLYVATTRPKQSLHLLLSVPDPDLHTKTISTYTNSVGRLVYDYAHEKSESAEIPAYLQTTTAWNASYFAFSNTLVIPSLEHSDLPNLEKNVQISLGNQVSPVSLRVNSAKADLYTAASKKREIGNQLHDLLAQLPDMDAWSHVKTKTNLDVSSLDALFESAEVCAFFAKDILAFKEVDLLCPDGKIIRPDRVNKIGEALQVIDFKTGKQKPEHHDQINRYKQTLVDMGHQVTKGVLIYLETKELVYV comes from the coding sequence ATGAAACCTCAACAAATCACCCTCTTTTCAGCCTCAGCCGGATCAGGTAAAACCTATACCTTGACCATTGAGTATATTAAGATGGCGCTCTCAGAGCTGGAATCGAAGGGATATTTCCGACGTATTTTGGCCGTTACCTTTACGATCAAAGCGGCGGAAGAAATGCGCCAAAGAATTTTACATTTTTTAGCGGGTATGGCAGATTATCCCTCGTTCGCTTATACATCTCCTCCTGAACAATCCAAAGTCTTAGCCATTATTGATAAGGTACAATGCGAATTAGAGGAAGAAGGCATTTCAGTAACGAAAGAAGAATTAGCCATTCGGGCGGGTAACACCTTGCAACAAATTCTTCAAGATTATGGATTGTTCTCCGTGATGACGATTGATTCTTTTGTCCAAAGACTGAGTGCTTCTTTCGTCGATGAATTAAATCTACCTAGTCAATATGAGGTGTTATTAGACTCGAATGGACTGATTCACGAACTGATTAATCGACTGTTAGATCAAGTAAATCGTACGGGAGATGCCGAACTAAGCGAGTTGATTTTATCTTTTGCGAATCAAGAAGTGTCCGAAGGACGGAATTGGAATCGAATGCGAGATAGCTTGCATGGATATTTGAAGATTTCCCTAGAAGAGAAATTTTTAGCAATCGAACCGCATTTAGCCTTATTTCAAGTGAATGATTTTCTCCGTTTAGAGGATCAATTACGCGGCATACTGAATCAGATGTTGCAAGAAGTTAAAGCGGTGGCTGATTCCTTTATTCAAATAATAGATTCTCTCGGTTTACCAGATGCTTTTTATTATTATGGCGCAACTGGTCCTGTGGGTAATATTCGTTCCTTTTTACGTAATCCGGAAATAGCTGATAAAGCCTATACAAATTTTAAAAAAGCGATAGGTGGCAATACGTGGACTTCAGCTAAAGCCATTGGAGCGGATAAAGCGATAATTGAGCAACATGCAGCGGAATTAGGTGAGCTAGGTAACCAATTCATCGAATTGCAATCCCTTTATTGGAAGCGCTATCGGTTCTTGCATTGGGTATTGAAGGATTTGAAAAAGTTAGCTTTGTTGAATTTGATTCAACGCGAAATGCGTTCATATCAACAAGAAAATTCAGCGATTCCTATTTCAGAGTTTTCCAAAAGAGTCTATGAAGTGATTTCCCAAGATCCTATACCCTTTATTTATGAGAAATTGGGTGATCGCTATTTCCACATATTCATCGATGAGTTCCAGGATACCTCCATTTTGCAATGGAAGAACTTTATGCCTTTGGTGGAGAATGCCACATCAGTAGGGAAACGGAGTTTATTAGTAGGGGATGCGAAACAATCGATCTATAAATTTAGGGGAGGGGAAGTTAGTCTGATTGCTTCTTTAGCCACTCAGGATCCTTCTTTAGTGGCGGATCATTTTGCCGAAGAATCACTAGATGAACAGCGCTTTGATTATTTATTGCATCAAATAGGCCCCAAAGCTTTGAATAATAATTACCGAAGTGCGACGGAAATCGTTGAATTTAATAACCAATTCTACCATTCCTTAGTTGAAAATGAGACGCTTCTTGCTTTATGTCCATTAATAAAGCCACTTTATGGGACTAATTTAAAGCAAAATCCAAAGGTGACTTCTTCGGACTTCAATGGAAAGGTTGATTTATTGGTCTACCATAAATCTAAAGAGACCTATGGTTTTACGGAACCTGAAAATGAATTTATGTTTGAACAGGTAATGAATCTGATTCGGCATAATCGGAGTATCGGTTTTAGGTACCAAGATTTGGCTATTCTGACGCGGAAGAATAAACATTCTCGTTATTTGGCCTTGCGATTGAAAGAAGAAGGAATTCCCGTTATTTCGTCGGATTCCTTATTAGTGCATTATTCCCCAGTCGTTGGATTTATTTTGTCCTATTTAGCTTTGTCTGAGCATCCCAAAGAATCCCTTTACTTATATGAATTGATCTATCAATATGCAGAAATAAAGGGTCAGGTTGTTTCTGCCTATGATTTAGTCTTTGTCGAGCAATTAACTGGTGATGCTTTTGAAAAGGCAGCGCTTTACTTTCAATCAAAAGAGATCCAAGTTCCTCTCTTTTCAGATTTATTGCGTTGGGTATATGATCTAGTTTCAGCTTTTGATTTATTGAATGATGTAAGTGGGCAAGAATATCTTTGGAAGTTCTTAGATGTATTAAATGAATATGTGCTTTTGAAGGATAAATTAGTGGCAGGTTTCTTGCAGCATTTTGACCAGAACCGAAACTCGTATTGTATTTCTAGTTCGAATCAAGAAGATGCAGTTACGATTTCGAGTATTCATAAGTCCAAAGGTTTAGAATATCCGGTGGTGATTCTACCATTCGTTAATTGGACTTTTCAGGCGGATTCAGAAAAGATTTGGTATGAATTAGGTGAGGAGGAGTCGGCTGATTTGCAATTGAGTGAAACTTCCCATTTGAAACATATTTATGGGAGGGTTAATTCAGCGGAAATACTTTCTTTCCCCGGTTTAGCTGAGCAAACTCAAAAAGAGCAAGAAGCTATTTTCCTAGATGCACTCAATATGTTATATGTAGCCACAACGCGTCCTAAGCAATCCTTGCATCTATTATTGAGCGTTCCCGATCCAGATTTACATACTAAGACGATTTCAACCTATACTAATTCAGTAGGTCGCCTAGTGTACGATTATGCTCATGAAAAGTCTGAGTCAGCTGAAATACCAGCCTATTTGCAAACCACAACAGCTTGGAACGCGTCTTATTTTGCCTTTTCCAATACACTCGTTATTCCATCCTTAGAGCACTCAGACCTACCTAATTTAGAGAAAAACGTACAAATTTCGTTAGGAAACCAGGTATCACCCGTATCACTTCGCGTGAATTCTGCCAAAGCTGATTTGTATACTGCGGCTTCCAAGAAGCGTGAAATTGGGAATCAATTACACGATTTGCTAGCTCAATTGCCTGATATGGATGCTTGGTCTCATGTAAAGACCAAAACTAACTTAGATGTCTCTTCTTTAGATGCTCTTTTTGAATCAGCTGAGGTGTGTGCTTTTTTTGCTAAAGATATATTGGCCTTTAAGGAAGTGGATTTATTATGTCCAGATGGAAAAATTATTCGTCCGGATCGAGTGAATAAAATTGGAGAGGCCTTGCAAGTCATTGATTTTAAAACAGGTAAACAAAAGCCAGAACACCACGATCAAATTAATCGCTATAAGCAAACCTTAGTGGATATGGGCCATCAAGTGACGAAGGGAGTTTTAATCTATCTAGAAACCAAAGAATTAGTCTATGTGTAA
- a CDS encoding CTP synthase, whose product MSGKGNPKKSKFIFVTGGVTSSLGKGIIASSLAKLLQARGLTCTIQKFDPYINIDPGTLNPYEHGECYVTNDGAETDLDLGHYERFLNTPTSQANNITTGRIYHNVITKERRGDYLGKTVQVVPHITDEIKRNIMLLGESGKFDIVITEIGGCVGDIESLPFIEAARQLKWDLGEKNTLFIHLTLIPYLASAGELKTKPTQHSVKQLSESGIQPDILVCRTEHPLPQEMKKKIGLFCNVSEADVIEARDASTIYEVPLLMKEERLDSRVLYKLDIYNDKESNLKNWTSFLSKLQNPKFEINIGLIGKYVELKDSYKSIAEAFIHAGAANDIKVNLNWISSETMDTEDVSETLTGLDGILVAPGFGERGIQGKINAVKYARENKIPFLGICLGMQCAVIEFARNVMGLSEAHSFEMNPESPDPVINLMLEQKDISEKGGTMRLGAYPCKIEKGTLAYKIYGKTSIQERHRHRYEFNNDYLDQFHKAGLVTSGINPDSNLVEIVEIENHPFFVGVQFHPEYKSTVESPSPLFVQFVKAAHQHAVPFIKNSK is encoded by the coding sequence ATGTCTGGTAAAGGGAATCCCAAGAAATCCAAGTTCATTTTTGTTACGGGTGGTGTAACAAGCTCGTTAGGAAAAGGCATCATAGCCTCGTCTTTAGCTAAGCTATTGCAAGCACGCGGTCTAACCTGTACAATCCAAAAGTTTGACCCTTACATCAACATCGATCCAGGCACCCTTAATCCATACGAGCACGGCGAATGCTATGTGACAAATGATGGAGCAGAAACGGATCTTGACTTAGGCCATTACGAGCGTTTTTTAAATACCCCTACTAGCCAAGCAAATAACATCACCACAGGTCGTATTTACCATAATGTCATTACCAAAGAGCGTCGTGGCGATTATTTAGGTAAAACGGTACAAGTGGTACCTCACATTACCGATGAAATCAAGCGCAACATTATGCTCTTAGGCGAATCAGGTAAATTTGATATTGTCATAACAGAGATTGGTGGTTGCGTAGGTGACATCGAATCATTGCCTTTCATCGAGGCAGCTCGTCAATTGAAATGGGATTTAGGCGAGAAGAACACCTTGTTTATTCACTTGACTTTAATACCTTATTTAGCGTCTGCTGGAGAATTAAAAACAAAGCCAACCCAACATAGCGTAAAACAACTATCTGAGTCAGGAATTCAACCAGATATCTTAGTTTGCCGTACAGAACATCCACTTCCTCAGGAAATGAAGAAGAAAATTGGTCTATTCTGTAACGTTTCAGAGGCGGATGTAATCGAGGCGCGTGATGCTTCTACGATTTACGAAGTTCCTTTGTTAATGAAGGAAGAGCGTTTAGATAGCCGCGTTTTATACAAGTTGGATATCTATAACGACAAGGAATCTAATTTAAAGAACTGGACTAGTTTCCTTTCCAAACTTCAAAATCCGAAATTCGAGATCAATATCGGCTTAATTGGTAAATACGTTGAATTGAAAGATTCGTATAAATCCATCGCGGAAGCCTTTATTCACGCGGGAGCAGCCAATGATATCAAAGTAAACTTGAATTGGATTTCTTCTGAAACAATGGATACGGAAGATGTATCAGAAACTTTAACTGGACTAGATGGTATTTTAGTTGCCCCAGGTTTTGGAGAACGTGGAATCCAAGGAAAGATTAATGCCGTGAAATATGCACGTGAAAACAAAATACCTTTCCTAGGTATTTGTTTAGGTATGCAATGTGCCGTTATTGAATTTGCACGTAACGTAATGGGTTTATCGGAGGCTCACTCCTTTGAAATGAATCCCGAAAGTCCCGATCCGGTGATTAACTTAATGTTAGAACAAAAGGATATTTCAGAAAAAGGCGGCACAATGCGTTTAGGTGCTTATCCTTGCAAGATTGAAAAAGGGACTTTGGCCTATAAAATCTATGGCAAAACCTCTATTCAAGAACGTCACAGACACCGTTACGAATTCAATAACGACTACTTAGATCAATTCCATAAGGCTGGATTAGTTACTTCCGGTATTAACCCAGATTCGAATTTGGTAGAGATCGTAGAAATTGAAAACCATCCTTTCTTTGTGGGGGTTCAATTTCACCCAGAATATAAATCGACGGTTGAAAGTCCGTCTCCCCTCTTTGTACAATTTGTTAAGGCTGCGCATCAACACGCTGTTCCTTTCATCAAAAATTCTAAATAA